The genomic DNA CTTCGATGCCAGAGATGCTCGTGAGGACCTTTGGGGCAAAGCTAAGACGGTGATCACGGGGAACATTCCTCGACGTGAGACTACGCTCCCCGCCGGACGCTCCGATTACTTCGGACACGATTGTCGAGCCACCGACTGCTCTGGAATCGCGGCGACGAGTCGCTCGGCGACTTCGACGGTATCCGGGCCGGCAGTTGCCAGGACGGCGGGGCGGCCTTGCCTTCAGCGGCGGTGCGAATTGACGACGTGACCGACAGTCTCAGTGCGATGTGGTTCGAGCGCCGGCCTGGGCCGCGGCAGACATCGAACCAAGCTCGGCCGTTAAGGCGATCAGCCAGGCTCGGCTCCAGGCGCCGTGGCCGCGGTTGCGGCCGGTGTCGATGAGGCGGATTTCGATGAGGTGTTCGTCCAGAAAATCGTCCGGAAGGTCGATCGTCTGCCGATCCATGTGCTGGCCGAGGTGGTTGTTGAAGACCTCGGCGACCTCGATGGCACCGTGCGGACGGAGGTGGCCGTGGTTGTAGTCGCGAATGTTGACGCCTGCGCTGAAGGCGACGTGGGCCCGAGCGCCGTCGGAGCCGATGAACTCCATCGCGACAGCACTCTGCCCTTGTGGCATCGACCAGAACGTTTGCATGATCGTGTGGACGGCGTCGACGTTGGGAAGGTCGGTCTTGATGACGAGCGTCCGAGGCTTCCTGCCATCGCCGTAGCGGGCGTTGGCGTAGTAGCCGTTCCATCCGTAGGTGATCTCGCCTGACTCGGCGGTGCCGCCCAGCACGAAGGGCACACCGCCGAGGTCGTGGCGGCCGGGGCGTGGGAAGGTGGCACTGTTGTGGAAGCCGCCGAACCGGTCTTTTCGATCGAGGTAGATGTTCATCTCGTCGGCAAAGTCGATCGGGACGAATCGTTCAGACTCGTGCGACGTGCCCGCCGGCTGCGCGGCAGTTGTGGTCAGGAGGACAATCGTGGCGAGGGTGGGGAGGAGCATGGCGTTGCCTCGAGAAAGGGGGAGGGACAGGCGCGTCATGAGGCTCTTCCCGAAGACGCGAACGCATCAAGATCGCAACCCGCCAGTCGACGGACGCAACAAAACTCAGGCGTCGTGATTTGGTTCCCGCAGGTCGTTCAGAGGATCGACTGCTCGGGAATCGCCGCGACGACACGTTCGGCGACCTCGACAGCTTCCAGGCCCGCGGACGCGGGCACGGCGGGTTCGGCCTTGCCCTCGGCGGCGTCGCAGAAGGCTTCGAGCTGGGCACGCAGTGGCTCGACGTCGTCGATGGTCAGCTGCTCGATGGCCAGCAGTGACTTGTAGTCCAGCCCGGCCATGTCGGTGATTTCGCCGGTGCGGATCTTGCCGACGGTCTCGCGGAGGAGGTCGACGTTGCCGGTCCGGCGGACGATCATGCCGGTCTTTTTCTGGTAGTCGAGCGAGACATACGCCTCGGGGCTGAAGACGCGCAGGCGACGCTCGACCTTCAGGGCGAGCCGGCTGGCGGTTAGGCTGGCGACGCAGCCGTTGTCGAAGGTGAGGCGGGCGTTGCAGACGTCCTCGGCCGGGCGATCGACCCCGCCGCCGCCGACGCTGACACCCTGGGCGTCGACGTGGACCACCTTGCCGCGGGCCATGCTCAGGACGATGTCGATGTCGTGGATCATGACGTCCAGCACCACGCCGACGTCGATGCTGCGAAAGGGGAACGGCGAGATGCGGACGACCTCGATGTACCGCGGCTCCACGCCGAGGCTCGCCAGCGACCGCACGGCCGGGTTGAACCGCTCGATGTGCCCGACCTGCACGACGGCCCCGTGCTTGTCGGCCAAGTCGACGATCTGCCGGGCAGTCGCGACGTCGCCGGCGAGGGGTTTTTCGATGAGACACGCGACGCCCGCTTCCAGGAGCGGGCGGGCGACGTCGAGGTGATGCGTCGTCGGAACGGCGATGGTGACGGCCTTCACGCCGGCGTCGAGGACGGCTTCGGGCGTGTCGAAGTCGGTGGTGCCGTAGTCGTCCGCGGTGCCCTTGGCGGCTTCGGCATTGGCGTCGAACACGCCGACGAGCTTGACGCGTGGCATCTCGCTGTAGACGCGTGCGTGCAGTCGGCCCATCCGACCACAACCGACGACGGCGACAGGCAGGGGCTCGTTGTTGGAGTCGCTCACGCCATCAGCATACGAAGCGATCCTCGTCATCCCGAGCGAAGCCGAGGGA from Planctomycetota bacterium includes the following:
- a CDS encoding Gfo/Idh/MocA family oxidoreductase, which translates into the protein MSDSNNEPLPVAVVGCGRMGRLHARVYSEMPRVKLVGVFDANAEAAKGTADDYGTTDFDTPEAVLDAGVKAVTIAVPTTHHLDVARPLLEAGVACLIEKPLAGDVATARQIVDLADKHGAVVQVGHIERFNPAVRSLASLGVEPRYIEVVRISPFPFRSIDVGVVLDVMIHDIDIVLSMARGKVVHVDAQGVSVGGGGVDRPAEDVCNARLTFDNGCVASLTASRLALKVERRLRVFSPEAYVSLDYQKKTGMIVRRTGNVDLLRETVGKIRTGEITDMAGLDYKSLLAIEQLTIDDVEPLRAQLEAFCDAAEGKAEPAVPASAGLEAVEVAERVVAAIPEQSIL